One window from the genome of Gemmatimonadaceae bacterium encodes:
- a CDS encoding ABC transporter permease, with product MRNLKLSLRALFRTPFVTVVAILSLALGIGANAAIYSLFNEMLLQPLPVPHSDRLVNLATTGPQVGFYNCGRAGDCSEVFSYPMFRDLEKAKTAFSGIAGHMPFAVSLSMPGQTPINADGVLVSGSYFPVLGIQPAIGRLFDRTDDQAVRVNNATVLSYAFWENSLGADPAVLGKEITVNGQHLTIIGVAPRAFDGTTLGARPDVFVPISNVGVMTGGEQSTARNDHWVYLFGRLAPGATVDQASASINSVYHAIITDVEWPMQQGLSATTAAQFRAAVIKLTDGRKGQSSAIKDSRTPLTLLLVVTGIVLLIACANIANLLLARAANRTMEMAVRLSLGATRRQLIAQLLTESLLLAALGGIVSVAVAHWTLAGITALLSREAARVYEFHLSTPVFAFTAVLSLATGVLFGLAPAVSSTRPDLVTELRNNSGKLSGGRRAARFRTSLVTVQIALSMALLISAGLFLKSLQNIARVDLGIHIENVVQFGVSPGRSGYDDIRTTALYDRIEQALAALPGVRGVTSSTVALFGGNNRGRDVSVQGFKKDPDTDAGSLYTVVGPNYFHVLGVPLIAGRDFTAADNAGAARVAIVNETFAKKFNLGRNAVGKRMSVYNDSLNIEIVGLAKDSKYSKVKDKIPPVFVIPRRQAGRNYDVGDNTFYVRTALPTDQSIRAIRAAMKNIDPNLPLDGLKTLPQQVHENVYLDRMTSTLTLAFALLATVLAAIGLYGVVAYSVTQRTREIGVRMALGADMSNVRGLVLRQVGAMTLVGGAIGIAAAIGLGRAAQSLLYQLNGYDPVVIAAAAVALATVAFLAGFFPALKASRIDPMQALRYE from the coding sequence ATGCGCAATCTCAAACTCTCACTCCGCGCGCTGTTCAGGACTCCGTTCGTGACAGTCGTCGCAATCCTGTCACTGGCGCTGGGGATCGGCGCAAACGCCGCCATCTACTCGCTGTTCAACGAAATGTTGCTGCAGCCGCTGCCGGTTCCACATTCCGACCGGCTGGTCAATCTCGCCACCACGGGCCCGCAGGTGGGATTCTATAACTGCGGCCGAGCGGGGGATTGTTCCGAGGTCTTCAGTTACCCGATGTTCCGCGACCTTGAGAAAGCGAAGACTGCGTTCAGTGGGATCGCTGGCCACATGCCGTTTGCGGTCAGCCTCTCGATGCCCGGACAGACCCCCATCAATGCCGACGGCGTCCTGGTATCGGGGTCTTATTTCCCGGTGCTCGGCATTCAGCCGGCGATCGGCCGCCTGTTCGACCGCACTGACGACCAGGCCGTCCGCGTGAATAACGCGACGGTGCTCAGCTATGCCTTCTGGGAGAACAGCCTCGGTGCAGACCCGGCCGTGCTCGGGAAAGAGATCACGGTGAATGGCCAGCACCTAACGATCATCGGCGTCGCGCCGCGCGCCTTCGACGGCACGACCCTCGGCGCGCGTCCGGACGTGTTCGTTCCGATCAGCAATGTCGGTGTCATGACGGGGGGAGAACAGAGTACCGCCCGCAACGACCATTGGGTCTATCTCTTTGGTCGCCTCGCGCCTGGCGCCACCGTCGACCAGGCGAGTGCCTCGATCAACTCCGTCTACCACGCGATCATCACCGACGTGGAGTGGCCGATGCAACAGGGCCTGAGCGCCACGACTGCGGCACAATTCCGGGCCGCAGTCATCAAGCTCACCGACGGGCGCAAAGGACAAAGCTCGGCGATCAAGGACTCACGAACGCCCCTTACGCTGCTCTTGGTGGTCACAGGCATCGTGCTGCTCATCGCGTGCGCCAACATCGCGAATCTGCTCCTGGCACGTGCCGCGAACCGCACCATGGAGATGGCTGTGCGGCTCTCGCTCGGCGCCACGCGTCGCCAGCTCATCGCGCAGCTCCTCACCGAGTCGTTGCTGCTCGCCGCGCTCGGTGGGATCGTGAGCGTCGCCGTCGCCCACTGGACGTTGGCCGGCATCACCGCGCTGTTGTCGAGGGAGGCCGCTCGTGTATACGAGTTTCACCTGAGCACGCCGGTATTCGCGTTCACCGCCGTGCTATCACTGGCGACCGGGGTCCTGTTCGGACTCGCCCCTGCTGTCTCGAGCACACGGCCTGACCTGGTTACGGAGTTGCGCAACAATTCCGGCAAGCTCTCCGGCGGTCGGCGGGCCGCACGCTTCCGCACGTCGCTCGTGACCGTCCAAATCGCGCTCTCGATGGCGCTCCTGATCTCGGCGGGACTGTTCCTCAAGAGCCTCCAGAACATCGCCCGCGTCGATCTCGGCATACACATCGAGAACGTCGTTCAGTTCGGCGTCTCGCCGGGGCGCAGCGGATACGACGATATCCGCACTACAGCGCTCTACGACCGAATCGAGCAGGCGCTCGCGGCGCTTCCCGGCGTCAGGGGAGTCACCTCGTCTACCGTTGCACTGTTCGGGGGCAACAACCGGGGCCGAGACGTGTCGGTCCAGGGATTCAAGAAAGATCCGGATACCGACGCGGGGTCTCTCTACACCGTCGTGGGGCCGAACTATTTCCATGTACTCGGTGTGCCGCTCATTGCGGGACGCGACTTCACCGCTGCGGACAACGCGGGCGCCGCGAGAGTCGCAATCGTGAATGAGACGTTCGCGAAGAAGTTCAATCTTGGCCGCAATGCCGTCGGCAAGCGCATGTCCGTATACAACGACTCGCTAAACATCGAGATCGTTGGATTGGCCAAGGATTCGAAATACTCGAAGGTGAAGGACAAGATTCCTCCGGTGTTCGTGATTCCCAGGCGGCAGGCCGGCCGCAACTACGACGTGGGCGACAACACCTTCTACGTGCGAACAGCGTTGCCCACGGACCAGAGCATCCGCGCCATCCGAGCGGCGATGAAGAACATCGATCCCAATCTGCCGCTCGACGGACTCAAGACCTTGCCGCAGCAAGTCCACGAGAACGTCTACCTCGACCGGATGACCAGCACGCTGACATTGGCGTTCGCGCTCCTCGCTACGGTCCTTGCGGCGATCGGCTTGTATGGAGTGGTGGCCTACTCCGTAACGCAACGCACGCGAGAGATCGGTGTGCGCATGGCGCTCGGTGCCGACATGAGCAACGTGCGAGGGCTTGTCTTACGTCAGGTGGGCGCAATGACGCTGGTCGGCGGCGCCATCGGGATCGCCGCGGCGATCGGGCTCGGCCGAGCCGCGCAGTCGCTACTATATCAGCTCAACGGATATGACCCAGTAGTGATCGCCGCGGCGGCAGTTGCGCTCGCGACGGTCGCCTTCCTGGCGGGATTCTTCCCGGCGCTCAAAGCATCGCGGATCGATCCGATGCAAGCACTGCGGTACGAGTAA
- a CDS encoding ABC transporter permease, translating to MPSVTSVRMWLRALFHRDRIERDMSKEMQFHLERETELNIRRGLSLDEAQRAARVAFGGVEQMKDASRDTRGTAHIESIARDIRYAIRSLKNRPAFTLTVIATLALGIGANAAIFTLVDALLLRPLPVAHPEQLVIVSDPAQVNNNNVGSPVTDFVSFLLYRDVRAHNALFTDMYASGGSGPIDVKMGAGTDATAEQPRARFVTGNFFSVLGVPAYAGRTFTAAEDEAPGEDPVAVLTYDYWQRRFSGSFAAIGSVMRVNDVAITIVGVTSPGFRGDIVGQPLDFWLPMMMDPVIQPRMNLLNDRGWSWLMMMGRLKPGVTLEKARQEISAIEANAIREHLSGLELSQFDENLEQTPIHVVSGARGFSERRAEYGKALWVLMAAVGLVILVVCANVSSLMLARTVARSREMTVRMTLGAGRGRLIQQMLIEGTVLAIVSSVLGLLAATWGTRVLLANVSSASNPIAIDTTPDARVLAFTATMALASVLLFGLLPAFRATHVDLATSLRSQGRNLMGAARVGGGRLPFGRALVVAQIALSMWMLIGGGLLVRSMQQLLHSDLGMDRDHVVAVRVRTARSQYVGARLAQFRRDLVDRVARLPGVDAAAFADHGLFSGGACGRHVDVSGFIPQADSERQVACDNVGPNFFHAIGARLIRGRDIEARDLETGPPATVINETMAKRYFAARDPLGATVTVDSVRYTIVGVVRDFQSSDVRGKPRREMYLVFNDPTMGETGQAKLSVHVRGNPSRFVGPIRRAIEEVDRTLPIAVDPVNDLVRDTLSEDVLLVQVTTFFGIVTLVLAALGLYGVTAYSASQRTSEFGLRAALGAEPGDVTRMVLGEAVRLAIVGVVIGVPAGLAATRLIRAQLFGVGTIDLPSLSMAILVLVATAVVASYLPARRAANVGPLEALRLE from the coding sequence ATGCCCAGCGTTACGTCGGTGCGAATGTGGCTGCGCGCGCTCTTTCATCGCGACCGCATCGAACGGGATATGTCGAAGGAGATGCAGTTCCACTTGGAGCGAGAGACCGAGCTCAATATCCGGCGCGGCCTGTCGCTCGACGAGGCGCAGCGGGCGGCCCGCGTTGCATTCGGAGGAGTCGAGCAAATGAAAGATGCGAGTCGCGACACGCGCGGCACCGCGCACATCGAGTCCATCGCGCGCGACATACGCTACGCGATTCGATCGCTCAAGAACCGACCCGCCTTCACACTCACCGTGATCGCGACGCTTGCCCTCGGCATCGGCGCCAACGCGGCCATCTTCACGCTCGTTGACGCGCTGCTCCTGCGCCCGCTGCCGGTGGCGCATCCCGAGCAACTCGTGATCGTGAGCGATCCCGCTCAGGTGAACAACAACAACGTTGGCTCTCCGGTCACCGACTTCGTGTCGTTCCTGCTCTATCGGGACGTGCGCGCACACAACGCCTTGTTCACCGACATGTACGCGAGTGGGGGGTCCGGTCCGATCGACGTGAAGATGGGTGCGGGCACCGATGCAACCGCGGAACAGCCGCGCGCACGATTCGTGACCGGCAATTTCTTTTCCGTGCTCGGCGTGCCCGCGTACGCGGGCCGCACCTTCACCGCGGCCGAAGACGAGGCGCCGGGCGAAGATCCCGTCGCCGTCCTCACGTACGACTATTGGCAGCGTCGCTTCTCGGGGTCGTTCGCCGCGATCGGCAGCGTCATGCGCGTGAACGACGTCGCGATCACGATCGTCGGCGTCACGTCGCCGGGGTTCCGTGGCGACATCGTCGGCCAGCCGTTGGACTTCTGGCTCCCAATGATGATGGACCCCGTGATTCAGCCGCGTATGAATCTGCTGAACGACCGCGGGTGGTCGTGGCTCATGATGATGGGCCGGCTCAAGCCGGGTGTCACGCTCGAGAAGGCACGTCAGGAGATCAGCGCGATCGAGGCGAACGCGATTCGCGAACATCTGTCCGGCCTCGAGTTGTCGCAGTTCGACGAGAATCTCGAGCAAACTCCGATTCATGTCGTGTCGGGTGCCCGCGGGTTCTCCGAGCGGCGCGCCGAGTATGGAAAGGCCCTGTGGGTGCTCATGGCGGCGGTCGGTTTGGTCATTCTCGTCGTCTGCGCGAATGTGTCGAGTCTCATGCTCGCGCGCACCGTCGCGCGTAGCCGCGAGATGACGGTCCGCATGACGCTCGGCGCGGGCCGCGGGCGGTTGATTCAGCAAATGCTCATCGAAGGCACCGTGCTCGCGATCGTGTCGAGCGTGCTCGGGCTGCTCGCGGCGACCTGGGGCACTCGGGTGTTGCTCGCGAACGTGAGTAGCGCCTCGAACCCGATCGCCATCGATACGACGCCCGATGCGCGGGTGCTCGCCTTCACCGCGACGATGGCGCTTGCGTCGGTGCTTCTGTTCGGGCTTTTGCCTGCCTTCCGCGCGACGCATGTCGATCTCGCGACGTCGTTGCGCTCGCAGGGGCGCAACCTGATGGGCGCGGCGCGAGTCGGGGGGGGCCGCCTTCCGTTCGGGCGCGCGCTCGTCGTGGCGCAGATCGCCTTGTCGATGTGGATGCTCATCGGCGGCGGCTTGCTCGTGCGCAGCATGCAACAGCTCCTGCATAGCGACCTCGGAATGGATCGCGATCACGTGGTCGCGGTGCGCGTGCGGACAGCGCGCTCGCAGTATGTCGGCGCGCGGCTGGCGCAATTCAGGCGCGACCTCGTCGACCGCGTCGCCCGATTACCCGGTGTGGATGCGGCCGCCTTCGCCGATCACGGATTGTTCAGCGGGGGCGCGTGCGGCCGTCACGTCGATGTGTCGGGTTTCATTCCGCAAGCGGATTCGGAACGCCAGGTCGCATGCGACAACGTCGGCCCGAACTTTTTCCATGCGATCGGCGCGCGCTTGATTCGCGGCCGCGACATCGAGGCGCGCGATCTCGAGACCGGGCCGCCTGCCACGGTGATCAACGAGACGATGGCGAAGCGGTATTTCGCTGCTCGCGATCCACTCGGTGCTACAGTGACGGTCGACAGCGTCCGGTACACCATCGTCGGGGTCGTGCGGGATTTTCAAAGCAGCGACGTCCGCGGCAAACCGCGTCGCGAGATGTACCTCGTGTTCAACGATCCGACCATGGGCGAGACTGGGCAAGCCAAACTCTCGGTGCACGTTCGCGGGAATCCGTCGCGCTTTGTAGGACCAATTCGTCGTGCGATCGAAGAGGTCGATCGGACGCTGCCGATCGCCGTCGATCCGGTGAACGACCTCGTGCGCGACACCCTCTCGGAGGACGTGCTGCTCGTGCAGGTGACAACCTTCTTCGGCATCGTCACGTTGGTGCTCGCGGCACTCGGTCTGTACGGGGTCACGGCGTATTCGGCCAGCCAGCGCACCAGCGAGTTCGGATTGCGCGCGGCGCTCGGCGCGGAGCCGGGCGATGTGACGAGAATGGTTCTCGGCGAGGCGGTGCGCCTAGCGATTGTAGGAGTTGTAATCGGCGTGCCGGCCGGTCTTGCGGCAACGCGGCTGATTCGGGCGCAGCTCTTTGGCGTCGGCACGATCGACTTGCCGTCGCTCAGCATGGCGATCCTCGTGCTCGTGGCCACGGCCGTCGTCGCGAGCTACTTGCCGGCGAGACGAGCGGCGAACGTCGGCCCGTTGGAAGCGCTGCGGCTGGAGTAG
- a CDS encoding heavy metal translocating P-type ATPase produces MADHAHGHEGHDRHAGHSVAMFRDKFWISLALTIPTLLWGHMLQRAFGYQAPMFPGAMWIAPVFGTAVFLYGGSVFIQGAISELKDRVPGMMTLIALAISVAFVFSAVVTIGFPGMPLWEELSTLVTIMLLGHWIEMRSISQAQGALKELAKLLPNTATRVVGDRTQEVPISELKDGDVVLVRPGASVPADGIVQQGATGVNESMITGESRPVEKKEGDKVIAGTVNGSGSLRVEVTGTGDRTALAGIMRLVEHAQSSRSRAQTLADRAAFALTLIALGAGVVTLIVWRAIRPGDPAFAIERVVTVLVIACPHALGLAIPLVIAISTTLGARSGLLVRDRRGLEAARNLNAVVFDKTGTLTKGEFGVANIATADGIEPNEALRLAASVEADSEHSIAQGIVKTARERGLDVRSPEGFEAIPGKGAKARVEGRELYIGGPALLRALGLTVPEKLASAPKRAEEEGKASIYLADRTSVLAAFTLADVVRPESHEAVRALHDMRIEVVMMTGDAGPVAQAVASELGIDHVFAEVLPDQKASKIEELKHGGKRVAMVGDGVNDAPALVTADVGIAIGAGTDVAVEAGDIVLVRSDPRDVPRIVALSRASYRKMIQNLWWAAGYNIVAIPLAAGVLASRGIVLSPAVGAVLMSASTVIVAVNAQLLRRAKL; encoded by the coding sequence ATGGCAGACCACGCGCACGGGCACGAGGGACATGATCGACATGCCGGTCATAGCGTGGCGATGTTCCGCGACAAGTTCTGGATCTCACTTGCCCTAACGATTCCCACGCTCCTCTGGGGCCACATGCTCCAGCGCGCGTTCGGTTATCAGGCGCCGATGTTTCCAGGCGCGATGTGGATTGCGCCAGTGTTCGGCACAGCGGTGTTTCTCTATGGCGGGAGCGTCTTCATTCAGGGAGCGATCAGCGAGCTGAAAGATCGAGTGCCGGGGATGATGACGCTCATTGCCCTGGCGATCTCGGTCGCGTTCGTGTTCAGCGCGGTGGTCACGATCGGCTTTCCTGGCATGCCGCTCTGGGAGGAGCTCTCGACCCTCGTGACGATCATGCTCCTCGGCCACTGGATCGAGATGCGCTCGATCTCTCAGGCACAGGGCGCCTTGAAGGAGCTCGCCAAACTGCTTCCGAACACCGCCACGCGCGTCGTTGGCGACCGCACTCAGGAAGTGCCCATCAGTGAGCTGAAAGACGGAGACGTCGTCCTCGTTAGGCCCGGCGCGAGCGTCCCAGCCGACGGCATCGTGCAACAGGGCGCGACTGGCGTCAATGAGTCGATGATCACGGGCGAATCGCGTCCCGTCGAAAAGAAGGAAGGGGACAAGGTCATCGCCGGAACCGTCAACGGCTCTGGTTCGCTGCGCGTCGAAGTCACCGGCACCGGCGACCGTACTGCGCTCGCCGGCATCATGCGACTGGTCGAGCACGCGCAGAGCTCGCGATCGCGAGCGCAGACGCTCGCCGACCGTGCGGCGTTCGCGCTTACCCTCATCGCGTTAGGCGCTGGCGTCGTCACGCTGATTGTGTGGCGTGCCATCCGGCCCGGCGACCCGGCCTTCGCGATCGAACGCGTCGTGACGGTGCTCGTCATCGCGTGCCCGCATGCGCTCGGTCTCGCGATTCCGCTCGTCATTGCGATCTCGACCACGCTTGGCGCCCGGAGCGGGCTCCTCGTTCGCGATCGGCGCGGTCTGGAAGCGGCGCGAAATCTGAACGCGGTGGTATTCGACAAAACAGGCACTCTTACCAAGGGTGAATTCGGCGTCGCCAATATCGCCACGGCCGACGGCATCGAGCCTAACGAGGCATTGCGTCTCGCGGCCTCCGTCGAGGCCGACTCGGAGCATTCGATCGCGCAGGGCATCGTGAAGACAGCGCGAGAGCGCGGGCTCGATGTGCGTTCGCCGGAAGGATTCGAGGCGATTCCGGGAAAGGGAGCAAAAGCGCGCGTGGAGGGCCGTGAGCTCTATATAGGTGGTCCGGCGTTGCTTCGAGCGCTTGGCTTGACCGTCCCCGAGAAGCTCGCGTCCGCGCCGAAACGGGCCGAGGAGGAAGGCAAGGCTTCGATCTACCTCGCTGACCGCACGTCGGTGTTGGCAGCATTCACTCTTGCCGACGTCGTGCGGCCCGAGTCGCATGAAGCCGTTCGCGCGCTGCATGACATGCGGATCGAGGTCGTCATGATGACGGGCGACGCTGGCCCAGTCGCGCAAGCAGTGGCTTCGGAGTTGGGGATCGATCACGTGTTCGCCGAGGTGCTGCCGGATCAGAAGGCGTCGAAGATCGAAGAGCTGAAGCACGGTGGGAAGCGCGTGGCCATGGTCGGAGACGGAGTGAACGATGCGCCCGCACTCGTGACCGCCGATGTCGGCATAGCCATCGGCGCGGGGACGGATGTCGCGGTGGAAGCAGGCGACATCGTGCTCGTGCGCAGCGATCCGCGGGACGTGCCACGTATCGTTGCCTTGAGCCGCGCGAGCTATCGCAAGATGATTCAGAATCTGTGGTGGGCCGCTGGCTACAACATCGTCGCTATTCCACTCGCCGCCGGTGTCCTCGCGTCGCGGGGCATCGTTCTCTCACCGGCCGTGGGTGCGGTGTTGATGTCAGCGAGCACGGTGATCGTCGCCGTCAACGCACAGCTGCTGCGCCGGGCGAAACTATAG
- a CDS encoding PadR family transcriptional regulator, protein MAASSDVLQGTLDLLVLKALALAPMHGWGISQRIQQLSRDALRIGQGSLYPALYRLERKGFVKSDWSTTENNREAKYYQLTAAGRRALSSEQREWRRFADAVDLVLVAEG, encoded by the coding sequence ATGGCCGCCTCGTCCGACGTCCTTCAGGGAACCCTCGACCTCCTGGTGCTGAAGGCGCTGGCGCTCGCGCCGATGCACGGGTGGGGCATCAGCCAGCGCATCCAGCAGCTCTCTCGCGACGCGCTACGGATCGGCCAGGGATCGCTCTACCCCGCGCTCTATCGGCTCGAGCGAAAGGGATTCGTCAAGAGCGACTGGTCGACCACCGAGAACAATCGCGAAGCCAAGTACTACCAGCTCACCGCGGCGGGCCGCCGAGCCCTCAGCAGCGAGCAGCGCGAATGGCGCCGCTTCGCCGATGCCGTGGATCTCGTTCTCGTCGCGGAGGGCTGA
- a CDS encoding ABC transporter permease: MLASDLRFALRSLSRSRGFALAVIVTLGLGIGANTAIFSVVRGVMLRPLPNRDGDRLLYLRQSTNAPGGEDIAFSVPEINDFRESSKTLGGIAEYSPYTVTLLNDHRAERLSVGLVTGNYFSVMGLSPVVGRAFGPEDDGRAAAPVMILTHEYWEKKFAGDPSIVGKTLRVGGKVVTVVGVLQSAPYFPAKIDALMNMVNSEHHLSATMITGRTHRMTEMIARQAPGATLQQTRAEVAGITDRVHRQYPESYDAGSHFQVTVTPYRDVLAQKAKLTLYLLMGAAGFVLIIACANVANLTLMRGVRREHELVIRAALGAGVARLRKLLLVENLLLALTGSALGLAIAFGGVRMLTALAARYSPRADEIRIDGVVLAFTLLLAIVVSIILSFAPSLARESSLNASLSAGARRLTNVRRQRLQQTLVVAQVAVSVMLLSGAGLLMRTMQQLSQVSTGLTSDAMLTMEVPKDFNGVKKEEMIADYQRMRQQLLSLPGVQQVGLGSTMPLRAAGILLDVKAETHPLAPGEAQPQGEYRSAGPDYFQASGIPLLKGRVFTATDDEKSGKVAILNKTLADRLFGDRDPIGQRIAWTGDVLRFIGISENDWRRVVGVVGNTKDGGLDAVPLPAVFIPFAQTDFPIGGFVIRAKGDAAALAPAATKALRQVAPDQPIEHVMTVAQIRDESVAPRRLNAMLVSSFGLLALIVAAVGIAGVLAFAVSARTNEIGIRMSLGADGGRVQRMIISEGGVLVVLGLGLGVIGALSLSRLMQGLLFGVQPHDPATLVGVSAVMALVGILACWIPALRAARIDPAVALRS, encoded by the coding sequence ATGCTCGCCTCCGATCTTCGCTTCGCGCTGCGCAGCCTCTCCCGCTCCCGCGGCTTTGCCCTTGCCGTGATCGTCACGCTCGGGCTTGGCATCGGCGCGAACACGGCGATCTTCAGTGTCGTGCGCGGCGTCATGTTGCGCCCCCTGCCGAACCGCGACGGCGATCGCCTGCTCTATCTCCGCCAGTCGACGAACGCGCCGGGCGGCGAGGACATCGCGTTCTCCGTGCCCGAGATCAACGACTTCCGCGAATCGTCGAAGACCCTCGGCGGTATCGCCGAATACTCGCCGTACACGGTCACGCTGCTCAACGATCATCGAGCCGAGCGGCTGTCGGTGGGGCTCGTGACCGGCAACTACTTCAGCGTCATGGGACTCTCGCCCGTCGTCGGGCGCGCCTTCGGCCCCGAGGACGATGGACGCGCCGCCGCGCCCGTGATGATCCTCACGCACGAGTACTGGGAGAAGAAGTTCGCCGGCGACCCATCGATCGTCGGCAAAACGCTGCGCGTCGGCGGCAAGGTGGTGACGGTCGTGGGCGTGCTGCAGTCCGCGCCGTACTTCCCCGCGAAGATCGACGCCCTCATGAACATGGTGAATAGCGAGCATCATCTGAGCGCGACGATGATCACCGGCCGCACCCATCGCATGACGGAGATGATCGCACGGCAGGCGCCCGGTGCGACGCTCCAGCAGACCCGCGCCGAAGTCGCCGGTATCACCGACCGAGTGCACCGGCAGTATCCGGAGTCGTACGACGCGGGATCGCACTTCCAGGTGACTGTCACGCCGTACCGCGACGTCCTCGCGCAGAAGGCGAAGTTGACGCTCTATCTATTGATGGGCGCGGCGGGGTTCGTGTTGATCATCGCGTGCGCGAACGTCGCGAACCTCACGCTGATGCGCGGCGTGCGGCGCGAGCACGAGCTGGTCATTCGTGCCGCGCTCGGCGCCGGCGTGGCGCGGCTCCGCAAGCTGTTGCTCGTCGAGAATCTGCTGCTCGCATTGACCGGGAGCGCGCTCGGACTCGCGATCGCGTTCGGCGGGGTGCGAATGTTGACGGCGCTCGCGGCGCGGTACAGTCCGCGCGCCGACGAGATCCGCATCGACGGCGTCGTGCTCGCATTCACGCTGCTGCTCGCCATCGTCGTCTCCATCATTCTGTCGTTCGCGCCGAGTCTGGCGCGCGAGTCGTCGCTGAACGCGTCGCTGTCGGCGGGTGCGCGGCGTCTGACCAACGTCCGCCGCCAACGGCTGCAGCAGACGCTCGTGGTCGCGCAGGTCGCGGTCTCAGTGATGCTGCTAAGTGGCGCGGGACTGCTGATGCGAACGATGCAGCAGCTCTCGCAGGTGAGCACGGGATTGACCAGCGATGCCATGCTCACGATGGAAGTCCCCAAGGACTTCAACGGCGTGAAGAAGGAAGAGATGATCGCCGATTATCAGCGGATGCGGCAGCAGCTCCTGTCGCTCCCGGGGGTGCAGCAGGTCGGCCTCGGATCGACGATGCCGCTGCGCGCGGCCGGCATCCTGCTCGACGTCAAGGCGGAGACGCATCCGCTCGCTCCCGGTGAAGCACAGCCGCAGGGCGAGTATCGCAGCGCGGGTCCCGATTACTTCCAGGCGTCGGGCATTCCGCTGCTGAAGGGACGCGTGTTCACGGCCACCGACGACGAGAAGTCGGGGAAAGTCGCCATCCTCAACAAGACGCTGGCCGATCGTTTGTTCGGCGACCGGGATCCGATTGGCCAACGGATCGCGTGGACTGGCGACGTACTTCGATTCATCGGCATCTCCGAGAACGATTGGCGAAGGGTCGTCGGCGTCGTCGGCAACACCAAGGACGGTGGTCTCGACGCGGTGCCGCTGCCGGCGGTGTTCATTCCGTTCGCGCAGACCGATTTCCCGATCGGGGGCTTCGTCATTCGAGCGAAGGGCGATGCGGCCGCACTCGCCCCCGCGGCGACGAAGGCGCTACGACAGGTGGCGCCTGATCAACCGATCGAGCACGTGATGACCGTTGCGCAAATCCGCGACGAGAGCGTCGCGCCGCGGCGCCTGAACGCGATGCTCGTCTCGTCCTTCGGGCTGCTCGCGCTCATCGTTGCCGCGGTCGGTATCGCCGGCGTCCTCGCCTTCGCGGTGAGCGCGCGCACGAACGAAATCGGAATCCGCATGAGTCTCGGCGCGGACGGCGGCCGCGTGCAGCGCATGATCATTTCCGAGGGCGGTGTGCTCGTCGTGCTCGGCCTGGGCCTCGGCGTCATCGGCGCGCTTTCGTTGTCGCGCCTGATGCAGGGATTGCTGTTCGGCGTGCAGCCGCACGATCCGGCGACGCTCGTCGGCGTGTCCGCGGTGATGGCGCTCGTCGGCATTCTGGCGTGCTGGATTCCCGCGCTCCGCGCCGCGCGAATCGATCCGGCGGTGGCGCTGCGAAGCTAG